A window from Opitutia bacterium ISCC 52 encodes these proteins:
- the metH gene encoding methionine synthase — MPTSLPTTKPETQRYQKLRELLGQRIAFLDGAMGTMIQRHKLSEEDFRGERFRDHTKDLKGNNDLLSLTQPEIIQEIHRQYLEAGSDIIETNTFSATTIAQADYGLEDIAYELNKVSAELARKAADEVMAEHPDRLCFVAGGLGPTNRTASMSPDVNDPGYRAVSYEELVEAYYTAAKGLVDGGADILLPETTFDTLNIKAALYGIEKLQDELPERIPVMISFTITDASGRTLSGQTVEAFWNSVRHAKPISVGINCALGAKEMRPYMEELSRIADCFTSCYPNAGLPNPLSETGYDETPAITSGSLEDYAISGFINVLGGCCGTTPEHIEAIVKRVSKFSPREIPQISPALRLSGLEAMNIEGEKAPFIMVGERTNVMGSPRFRKLIRNGDFEKALDIARQQVENGANCIDINFDEGLLDSEACMERFLNLVAAEPDIVKVPIMIDSSKWSVIEVGLRCVQGKGIVNSISLKEGEEKFLEQAAAIQRYGAAAIVMAFDEEGQAATREDKVRICKRAYDLLRDTLDFDPKDIIFDPNVLTVATGIEEHNSYGLDFIEATREIKEVCPGARVSGGISNVSFSFRGNNVVREAMHAVFLYHGIEAGLDMGIVNAGMLAVYEDIDKELLEHVEDVVLNRRDDATERLVDYAEKVKGQGREKTEQVLEWRSGTVEERLSHALVKGVTEFIVEDTEEARLKHDRPLNVIEGPLMDGMKVVGDLFGSGKMFLPQVVKSARVMKAAVAHLLPFMEAEKDGTSGSSQGKMVLATVKGDVHDIGKNIVSVVLACNNYEVIDLGVMVSCDDILKKAAEVGADLIGLSGLITPSLDEMIHNASEMERLELNVPLLIGGATTSKAHTAIKIAPAYSGPVDHVVDASLVVGVCNELLSKERKEQYVSDLKQEQTIIREKFAQSSAKDTYYSLEDARSRAIPTDWETVDVPEPKETGIQVQELVPLEDIVPYIDWSPFFWSWGLKGVYPKILTHEKYGEEATNLFNDAQKILAQIIEEKVFACRTAFGLFPANSVGDDVEIYADETRSEVIHRFHFLRQQKIKDKGDTYFCLSDYVAPKSSGRKDYMGGFAATAGFEVDTFAKTFEDRGDDYSSIIIKALGDRFAEALTEKLHKEVRDDWGFGINEKLANEDLIKEKYRGIRPAAGYPSSPDHSEKETLWGLLNAEENTKIQLTDNFAMNPGSAVSGLYFAHPEARYFHVGKITKEQVEDYASRKGISIEEAEKWLSPNLGY; from the coding sequence ATGCCTACAAGTCTTCCCACTACCAAACCGGAAACCCAAAGATACCAAAAGCTACGGGAGCTGTTGGGGCAACGTATTGCCTTTTTGGATGGAGCGATGGGCACGATGATTCAGCGGCACAAGCTGTCGGAGGAAGACTTCCGCGGTGAGCGTTTTAGGGATCATACCAAAGATCTGAAGGGCAATAATGACCTGCTCAGCCTGACTCAGCCGGAAATTATCCAGGAGATTCACCGCCAATACCTGGAAGCGGGTTCGGACATTATTGAGACCAACACCTTCAGTGCTACCACGATTGCCCAAGCAGACTACGGCCTGGAAGACATTGCCTATGAGCTGAATAAAGTTTCGGCAGAACTTGCGCGAAAAGCTGCCGATGAGGTGATGGCCGAGCATCCTGATCGCCTCTGTTTTGTGGCAGGCGGTCTGGGTCCCACCAATAGAACCGCATCGATGTCTCCGGATGTGAACGATCCTGGCTACCGGGCCGTCAGCTACGAAGAGCTAGTCGAAGCCTACTATACCGCGGCTAAAGGATTGGTCGATGGCGGTGCAGATATTCTTCTTCCAGAAACGACCTTTGATACGCTCAACATAAAAGCTGCGCTATACGGGATTGAAAAATTGCAAGACGAGCTGCCGGAGCGGATTCCGGTGATGATTTCTTTCACGATTACCGATGCTTCAGGCCGAACACTCTCGGGGCAAACGGTCGAAGCCTTTTGGAATTCCGTGCGACATGCCAAGCCGATCAGTGTGGGCATTAACTGCGCCCTTGGGGCAAAGGAAATGCGTCCTTACATGGAAGAGCTATCTCGCATCGCGGATTGTTTTACCAGTTGCTACCCGAATGCAGGGCTACCGAATCCGTTGAGCGAAACGGGTTACGACGAAACACCCGCCATAACTTCTGGTTCATTGGAAGACTATGCCATTTCCGGATTCATAAACGTCCTGGGAGGTTGTTGCGGAACGACGCCTGAACATATTGAAGCTATCGTTAAACGTGTATCCAAATTTTCCCCACGCGAGATTCCACAGATTTCTCCTGCCCTAAGGCTGAGCGGTCTTGAGGCCATGAACATTGAAGGCGAAAAAGCGCCCTTCATCATGGTCGGCGAACGAACCAACGTGATGGGTTCACCGCGTTTCCGAAAGTTGATTAGAAACGGAGACTTTGAAAAAGCCCTCGATATCGCACGCCAGCAAGTCGAGAACGGAGCCAATTGCATTGATATAAATTTCGATGAAGGCCTCCTGGATAGTGAGGCTTGTATGGAGCGCTTTCTCAATCTGGTCGCCGCAGAACCAGACATCGTAAAAGTCCCCATCATGATCGACAGCTCCAAGTGGTCGGTCATCGAAGTGGGTCTGCGATGCGTCCAGGGCAAAGGCATTGTCAATTCCATCAGCCTTAAAGAAGGCGAAGAAAAGTTCCTCGAACAAGCCGCAGCTATCCAACGTTATGGAGCCGCTGCGATCGTGATGGCCTTTGACGAAGAAGGGCAAGCGGCTACGCGGGAGGACAAGGTTCGCATATGTAAACGCGCCTATGATCTATTGCGCGATACCTTGGACTTTGATCCCAAAGACATTATCTTTGATCCAAACGTACTTACGGTTGCGACCGGAATCGAAGAGCACAACTCCTACGGTTTAGACTTCATTGAAGCCACTCGAGAAATCAAAGAAGTCTGCCCCGGGGCACGTGTGAGTGGAGGGATCAGCAATGTATCCTTCTCCTTCCGTGGAAACAACGTGGTGCGTGAAGCCATGCATGCAGTGTTTCTTTACCACGGCATCGAAGCAGGCCTGGACATGGGTATCGTCAACGCGGGTATGCTCGCGGTTTATGAGGATATCGACAAAGAGCTGCTGGAACATGTGGAAGACGTGGTCCTTAATCGGCGCGATGATGCAACTGAGCGTCTCGTCGACTATGCTGAGAAAGTTAAAGGCCAAGGCAGGGAGAAGACCGAGCAAGTGCTCGAGTGGCGGAGTGGAACCGTAGAGGAACGCTTATCCCACGCCTTGGTCAAAGGAGTCACTGAATTTATCGTAGAGGACACCGAGGAAGCACGATTGAAACATGATCGCCCGCTCAACGTTATCGAAGGGCCCCTCATGGACGGCATGAAGGTGGTCGGTGATCTTTTCGGTTCCGGAAAGATGTTCCTGCCTCAGGTCGTGAAAAGCGCCCGTGTGATGAAAGCTGCGGTAGCCCATTTACTTCCGTTCATGGAGGCTGAGAAAGATGGGACCTCCGGCAGTTCTCAGGGCAAGATGGTCCTGGCTACCGTGAAGGGAGATGTACACGACATCGGCAAGAATATCGTTTCCGTGGTATTGGCCTGTAATAACTACGAGGTGATCGACTTGGGCGTGATGGTCTCGTGCGATGATATTTTAAAGAAAGCAGCGGAGGTAGGGGCCGACCTCATAGGCCTAAGTGGATTGATCACACCTTCTCTAGATGAGATGATTCACAATGCCTCAGAGATGGAACGCCTGGAACTCAATGTTCCATTGCTCATTGGAGGAGCTACCACCAGCAAGGCACATACTGCCATCAAGATTGCTCCTGCCTACTCAGGTCCGGTGGATCACGTAGTTGATGCGTCTCTTGTCGTTGGCGTTTGTAATGAACTCCTCAGCAAAGAGCGTAAGGAACAATATGTGTCTGATCTCAAACAGGAACAGACCATCATACGCGAAAAATTTGCCCAGAGCTCAGCCAAAGATACTTACTACTCACTGGAAGACGCACGCTCCAGGGCTATCCCAACGGACTGGGAAACCGTAGATGTTCCTGAACCGAAAGAAACAGGAATTCAGGTTCAAGAGCTGGTGCCTCTCGAGGACATCGTACCCTACATCGATTGGTCACCCTTTTTCTGGTCATGGGGATTGAAAGGCGTTTACCCGAAAATTCTCACACACGAGAAATACGGCGAGGAAGCAACGAACCTATTCAACGATGCCCAGAAAATATTGGCACAGATCATTGAAGAAAAGGTATTCGCTTGCCGCACCGCCTTCGGATTATTCCCGGCGAATTCAGTCGGTGACGACGTGGAGATCTATGCGGACGAAACCCGAAGCGAAGTCATTCACCGATTCCATTTCCTGCGCCAGCAGAAGATAAAAGACAAAGGCGACACCTACTTCTGCTTATCTGATTACGTAGCGCCAAAGTCTTCCGGACGCAAAGATTACATGGGCGGATTTGCTGCAACAGCCGGGTTCGAAGTGGATACATTTGCCAAAACATTTGAAGATAGAGGGGATGATTATTCATCCATCATCATTAAAGCTCTTGGCGATCGTTTTGCAGAAGCGCTCACAGAAAAACTCCATAAAGAAGTTCGAGATGATTGGGGCTTTGGAATCAATGAAAAGCTGGCAAACGAAGATTTGATCAAAGAAAAGTATCGGGGCATTCGTCCCGCGGCCGGCTATCCATCTTCACCGGATCACTCGGAGAAGGAAACACTCTGGGGGCTTCTCAATGCGGAAGAGAACACCAAGATTCAGCTCACTGATAACTTTGCCATGAATCCTGGCTCAGCAGTTTCAGGCCTGTATTTCGCGCACCCTGAAGCGAGATATTTCCACGTTGGAAAAATCACGAAAGAGCAAGTTGAGGATTACGCTTCCCGCAAAGGCATCTCAATCGAAGAAGCTGAGAAATGGTTGTCACCAAATCTTGGATACTAA
- a CDS encoding ribonucleoside-diphosphate reductase subunit alpha — MLNRTSALKEDLALKQIVKDNHLEKSKFNWREVLTDDRLIQPDLKVESQEGTVDIDLADIADMVGHALTNLLASREEQEVFTKENQEFVANITREVGKHLLDLPQEPGADNSISQRTLNLEIEKTLVDHNAHDVAKSLVINRSHLIPVQQPAAICKVIRRNNQVVPWNENKVEIAIRKAFLSLEKDSSPAIDVAKAVSLRVRDSRRTFIHIEDVQDLVQEELMKAGQFKAAETYILYRAQRAMLREIEGEPEAEAIDPQQNSMVVVKHPDGNTFFWDGADLKERIHYAIIGLEFDMSEEDIEGELRRSLFDEISLADLQKTIILNAKSLIEKDADFAKFAGRILSTYIYEEVIGWDIVKNGIGALKKFHADYFKRYLAHGIKIKRLSPRLKEYDIDKLAEALDPAADLDFDYLGIQTLYDRYLIVDKTDTKHRRMETPQIFWMRVAMGLFVDEKEDKEAKATSLYTLYKSRRFCSSTPTLFNSGTLHSQLSSCYLYWVDDSIEGIMQRGIAENAYLSKWAGGLGGSWTAVRGTGGYINGTNGESQGIIPFLKLHNDQLVAVNQGGKRRGSGCAYLETWHNDMVDFLELRRNTGDERRRTHDMNTANWIPDLFMKRMEAREHWTLFRSNEVPDLHNLYGKAFEEKYTEYEAKVEAGEIWGEQVQAIEMWKKMLKMIFETGHPWITFKDPCNVRSPQDHTGVIHSSNLCTEITLNTGQDETAVCNLGSVVLDNHLDEDGNIDHRKLRNTIRTAVRALDNVIDINFYPTDPARNSNQRHRPIGLGVMGIQNSLYKRDISFSSQEAVEFNDEFMEAIAYYAYETSSDLAKERGSYSSLKGSKWDRGLLPQDTLDMLQEERGEEVDVPRTSKMDWDSLREKIKKQGMRNSNVLAIAPTATISNITGTSPCIEPAYKNLFVKSNLSGDFIVLNQFLVRDLKKEGLWDQDMLDNLKYFDGEIKDIEGIPDHLKKKYTTAFGIDYQWFIEAAARRQKWIDQSQSVNLFLATPDLKTLSHMYRAAWKKGLKTTYYLRTLGASNIEKATVKSRKEMRGVVVEEPKKEYSAEEKQACSIEAMMNGEECEACQ, encoded by the coding sequence ATGCTTAACAGAACCTCCGCTCTAAAGGAAGACCTTGCTCTCAAGCAAATCGTAAAAGACAACCACCTAGAAAAGTCCAAGTTCAATTGGCGCGAAGTCCTTACCGACGATCGGCTCATTCAACCTGACCTCAAAGTCGAGTCCCAGGAAGGAACCGTAGACATCGATTTGGCTGACATCGCCGATATGGTCGGTCATGCCTTGACCAATCTTTTGGCCTCCCGCGAAGAACAAGAAGTTTTTACCAAGGAAAACCAGGAATTTGTCGCCAACATCACTCGCGAAGTAGGCAAGCACCTGCTCGACCTGCCTCAGGAACCTGGCGCAGATAACAGCATTTCCCAACGCACCCTGAATCTCGAGATTGAGAAGACGCTCGTTGATCACAACGCCCACGACGTGGCCAAGAGCCTGGTCATCAACCGGTCTCACCTGATTCCTGTTCAGCAGCCTGCAGCTATTTGTAAGGTCATTCGTCGGAACAACCAAGTCGTTCCCTGGAATGAAAACAAGGTCGAGATAGCGATCCGCAAAGCATTCCTGTCACTCGAGAAAGACTCTTCTCCTGCCATCGACGTAGCCAAAGCGGTTTCACTACGTGTTCGTGATTCACGCCGTACCTTCATTCACATCGAAGACGTGCAAGACCTCGTCCAAGAAGAATTGATGAAGGCCGGTCAGTTCAAAGCTGCCGAGACCTACATCCTTTACCGCGCTCAACGTGCGATGCTTCGTGAAATCGAAGGCGAGCCAGAAGCAGAAGCCATTGATCCTCAGCAGAACTCCATGGTCGTGGTTAAGCACCCGGATGGAAATACATTCTTCTGGGATGGCGCGGATCTGAAAGAGCGCATTCACTACGCAATCATTGGTCTCGAGTTCGATATGAGCGAAGAAGACATCGAAGGTGAACTGCGTCGTTCCCTCTTTGATGAAATTTCCTTAGCGGATCTGCAGAAGACCATTATCCTCAATGCCAAGTCTCTTATCGAAAAAGATGCCGACTTCGCCAAGTTCGCCGGTCGTATTCTCAGCACCTACATTTACGAAGAGGTCATCGGCTGGGATATCGTTAAAAACGGTATCGGTGCCCTAAAGAAATTCCATGCCGATTATTTCAAGCGCTATCTTGCGCACGGAATTAAGATCAAACGCCTTTCTCCTCGTCTTAAAGAGTACGATATCGACAAGCTGGCCGAAGCTTTGGATCCCGCTGCGGATCTCGACTTCGACTACCTCGGTATTCAAACCCTTTACGATCGTTATCTCATTGTAGATAAGACCGATACCAAGCACCGCCGCATGGAAACGCCCCAGATCTTCTGGATGCGTGTTGCGATGGGTCTTTTTGTTGACGAGAAGGAAGATAAGGAAGCGAAAGCGACATCTCTCTATACCTTGTATAAGAGTCGCCGTTTCTGCTCATCCACTCCTACGCTGTTCAATTCAGGAACTCTACACTCCCAACTATCCTCCTGCTACCTTTACTGGGTTGACGATTCCATCGAAGGAATCATGCAACGCGGTATAGCCGAGAACGCCTACTTATCCAAATGGGCGGGCGGCCTCGGCGGTAGTTGGACAGCGGTTCGTGGCACGGGGGGTTATATCAATGGCACTAATGGAGAGAGCCAAGGAATCATTCCCTTCCTTAAACTGCATAACGACCAACTGGTCGCCGTTAACCAAGGTGGAAAGCGTCGTGGCTCAGGCTGCGCCTATCTCGAAACCTGGCATAACGACATGGTGGACTTCCTGGAGCTGCGCCGAAACACCGGAGATGAACGTCGTCGTACTCACGATATGAATACGGCTAACTGGATTCCCGATTTGTTTATGAAGCGCATGGAAGCGCGGGAGCATTGGACGCTCTTCCGCTCCAACGAAGTTCCTGATCTTCACAACCTCTACGGCAAAGCCTTCGAGGAAAAATACACCGAATACGAAGCCAAGGTGGAAGCGGGTGAGATCTGGGGTGAACAGGTCCAGGCCATCGAGATGTGGAAGAAGATGCTCAAGATGATCTTCGAAACCGGACACCCTTGGATCACGTTCAAAGATCCTTGTAACGTCCGTAGCCCACAAGACCACACAGGCGTCATCCATAGTTCCAATCTCTGCACCGAGATCACTCTGAATACCGGCCAGGATGAGACCGCGGTCTGTAATCTCGGATCCGTTGTTCTCGATAACCACTTGGATGAAGACGGCAACATCGATCACCGTAAGTTGCGCAACACCATCCGTACTGCGGTTCGTGCCCTTGATAACGTAATCGACATCAATTTCTATCCCACCGACCCAGCACGTAATTCCAATCAGCGCCATCGCCCGATTGGTTTGGGAGTCATGGGTATCCAGAACTCGCTCTATAAGAGAGACATCTCCTTTTCTTCGCAAGAAGCCGTGGAGTTTAATGACGAGTTCATGGAAGCCATCGCTTACTACGCTTACGAGACGTCCAGCGATTTGGCCAAAGAACGTGGATCTTACTCATCTTTGAAAGGATCCAAATGGGATCGTGGCTTACTGCCCCAAGATACCTTGGACATGCTCCAGGAAGAACGGGGAGAGGAAGTGGACGTTCCACGCACCAGCAAGATGGACTGGGATTCACTTCGTGAAAAGATCAAGAAGCAAGGTATGCGGAACTCCAACGTGTTGGCCATCGCCCCCACTGCGACGATTTCCAACATCACCGGAACCTCACCTTGCATCGAGCCGGCCTACAAGAACCTCTTTGTGAAGAGCAACTTGTCTGGAGATTTCATCGTCCTCAATCAGTTCCTCGTTCGCGACCTGAAGAAGGAAGGACTCTGGGACCAGGATATGCTCGACAATCTGAAGTACTTTGACGGTGAGATCAAAGACATCGAAGGCATTCCCGATCACTTGAAGAAAAAGTACACCACTGCGTTTGGGATCGACTACCAGTGGTTCATCGAAGCCGCGGCTCGCCGTCAGAAGTGGATCGACCAATCGCAATCGGTGAACCTTTTCTTGGCGACTCCTGATCTGAAAACGCTCTCGCACATGTATCGTGCCGCGTGGAAGAAGGGTCTAAAAACGACTTACTACCTCCGCACACTGGGAGCTTCCAACATCGAGAAAGCCACCGTCAAATCGAGGAAAGAAATGCGCGGTGTCGTGGTCGAGGAACCGAAGAAAGAATACTCTGCGGAGGAGAAACAAGCCTGCAGCATCGAAGCCATGATGAACGGCGAAGAGTGCGAGGCCTGCCAATAA
- a CDS encoding NAD(P)-dependent oxidoreductase, translating to MELPTIGFVGVGRMGFNMALRLNECNYPVTAVYDVNADAAADLAGKTGATVCSTLSEVTQKADLIFTVVTDDAAMRHIFFNEGDNLLMGAEGKTFINCATLSPGIHVEIETACHDAGAQSLEACMASSIPQARQGTLYLMVGGTEVVFSAIKSVLEDLSQSLRFVGPAGTAAQVKALVNMVMNINTAALAEGLGLGQALGLDLEMLCEVFAQTGANSRVLETDSEDMLGRDHECYFSCEHAAKDSGIALDVAKEEGIELPLAQATFEQYEKLKAMGLGHLDKSAVAELTFPGRGGEGIS from the coding sequence ATGGAATTACCAACAATCGGATTTGTAGGCGTAGGCCGTATGGGCTTCAATATGGCACTGCGCTTGAATGAATGTAACTACCCTGTCACGGCCGTTTATGACGTAAATGCGGACGCCGCAGCAGATCTAGCAGGAAAAACCGGGGCGACCGTTTGCTCAACGCTTTCGGAGGTCACTCAGAAGGCCGACTTGATCTTCACTGTGGTAACCGATGATGCAGCCATGCGGCACATCTTCTTCAACGAAGGCGACAATCTCTTAATGGGCGCTGAAGGAAAGACCTTCATCAATTGCGCTACCTTGAGCCCTGGGATTCATGTTGAGATAGAAACGGCTTGTCACGACGCAGGAGCTCAAAGCCTGGAAGCTTGTATGGCATCCAGTATTCCTCAAGCCCGTCAGGGAACGCTCTACTTGATGGTTGGTGGCACAGAAGTTGTTTTCTCAGCTATAAAAAGCGTGCTGGAAGATCTGAGCCAATCGCTTCGCTTCGTTGGTCCCGCTGGAACAGCAGCCCAAGTAAAAGCCCTCGTCAATATGGTCATGAATATAAACACCGCGGCTTTGGCCGAAGGCTTGGGACTAGGACAAGCTCTCGGTCTTGACCTCGAAATGCTGTGTGAAGTGTTTGCCCAAACAGGAGCCAATTCAAGGGTCTTGGAAACCGATTCCGAAGATATGCTTGGGAGAGATCACGAATGTTATTTCTCATGTGAGCATGCAGCCAAAGATTCTGGGATTGCCCTCGATGTCGCGAAGGAAGAAGGAATTGAACTACCACTGGCACAAGCAACTTTCGAGCAATATGAAAAGCTCAAGGCAATGGGGCTCGGTCACCTTGATAAATCTGCTGTGGCAGAACTGACCTTCCCAGGCCGCGGAGGAGAAGGCATCAGTTAA
- a CDS encoding ribonucleotide-diphosphate reductase subunit beta yields the protein MDKSFTIGNKTFVLDETKAEEAYAAKKIINGRDTMTFNLLPLKYQWAYELYRTMKSNHWEPEDIPMNKDIEQWKSTDLLSDVERWIIRMGMGYFSAAEGIVGDNILHVIRERVTAPELKLVLGRHAHEENIHADSLLYMISSLGINPHECEAMFEDIPTIVKKNEFVTKTTRGLRRDIDLTQMENKQLLAKNMFVFGQCMEGTQFYGLFGMILSLYRQNKFPGIGQMFRYTLRDESNHIELLRNLFMDLISENPDIWTEDFRDECVDLMREAVGLEKEFIEDCLPVNALGLSAEDFTQYIDYIADRRLEGVGLPLINPGVTNPFPWLAEMMDIQKEQNFFEGRVTEYQKASALEQVDDDEL from the coding sequence ATGGACAAATCATTCACGATTGGTAACAAAACGTTTGTTTTAGACGAAACAAAGGCCGAAGAAGCTTACGCGGCCAAAAAAATCATTAATGGCCGCGATACGATGACCTTCAATCTCCTGCCCTTGAAGTATCAATGGGCCTACGAGTTGTATCGTACCATGAAGTCCAATCATTGGGAACCCGAAGATATCCCGATGAACAAGGACATCGAACAATGGAAATCGACCGATTTGCTGAGTGATGTTGAGCGTTGGATCATTCGCATGGGTATGGGCTATTTTTCTGCCGCTGAAGGTATCGTTGGAGATAACATCCTACACGTCATTCGGGAACGCGTGACTGCGCCCGAATTGAAGCTAGTACTAGGGCGTCATGCGCATGAGGAAAATATCCATGCCGATTCGCTGCTCTATATGATCAGCTCACTCGGGATTAATCCCCATGAGTGCGAGGCTATGTTCGAGGACATCCCGACCATTGTTAAGAAGAACGAGTTCGTTACCAAGACGACTCGTGGTCTTCGGCGTGATATCGATCTTACCCAAATGGAAAACAAGCAACTCCTTGCCAAAAATATGTTCGTGTTTGGGCAGTGCATGGAAGGCACCCAGTTTTATGGCTTGTTCGGTATGATTCTGTCGCTCTACCGCCAGAATAAATTTCCAGGTATCGGACAAATGTTCCGCTACACCTTGCGTGACGAGTCCAACCACATCGAATTGCTCCGCAATTTGTTCATGGACCTGATTTCTGAAAACCCAGACATTTGGACTGAAGACTTTCGCGATGAATGCGTAGATCTCATGCGTGAAGCAGTAGGCCTGGAGAAGGAATTTATCGAAGATTGCCTCCCAGTGAACGCGCTTGGACTGAGTGCTGAAGACTTTACTCAATATATCGACTATATCGCAGACCGCCGCCTCGAAGGAGTTGGACTACCATTGATCAATCCCGGTGTTACCAACCCATTCCCTTGGCTCGCCGAGATGATGGATATCCAAAAGGAGCAAAACTTCTTTGAAGGCCGCGTTACCGAATACCAAAAAGCATCAGCCCTAGAACAGGTTGATGACGACGAACTCTAA
- a CDS encoding DUF3106 domain-containing protein, which yields MKTLVKFSASNFYRRLTMVALAFSLLSAMASVHAEDTKESKEDLATLQQLLKMPKDDLKRVRLSLESIEKMSPSDRKKALQRIQDLNKMPSEQRKETIDRWNELSPELKKQYFDYLRKLSASERTKFKALPWDKQIAQIKKTSKK from the coding sequence ATGAAAACCCTAGTTAAATTTTCTGCATCCAATTTCTACAGGCGACTCACGATGGTCGCTCTGGCATTCTCCCTATTGTCGGCGATGGCCTCTGTCCATGCTGAGGATACGAAAGAAAGCAAAGAAGATCTGGCGACCCTTCAGCAATTGCTGAAAATGCCAAAGGACGACTTAAAGCGTGTCCGACTATCGCTGGAGAGTATCGAGAAGATGTCTCCCTCAGACCGGAAAAAGGCTCTTCAACGTATTCAGGATCTGAATAAAATGCCTTCCGAGCAGCGGAAGGAAACGATTGATCGCTGGAATGAGCTGAGTCCTGAATTGAAGAAGCAGTACTTCGACTACTTAAGAAAGCTATCCGCAAGTGAACGCACCAAGTTCAAAGCACTGCCATGGGACAAACAGATCGCCCAGATAAAGAAGACCTCTAAGAAATAG
- a CDS encoding RNA polymerase sigma factor: protein MESAAHPLSTWQSQASHLGSWSVSKPVAIPIDEDIRLMFAVAAGDSNALRELIDKWKKPLINFFYRSLGSYAESEDLAQQVFIKLYRAAGRYEARAKFSTFLFHIARRVLLNEFRRRSRKPVEYMDPQEFHYGESEDPEVQRRLNEIEEIFQLAIKKLPEKHRSALLLYKQQHLSYREIAEIMKANENAVKTWIHRARNQLRKEMEALQ, encoded by the coding sequence ATGGAAAGCGCAGCACATCCATTATCCACTTGGCAGTCTCAGGCCAGCCACCTAGGGAGTTGGTCTGTGTCCAAACCCGTGGCCATTCCAATCGATGAAGATATAAGGCTCATGTTTGCCGTGGCGGCTGGTGATTCCAATGCCCTGCGGGAGCTCATAGACAAGTGGAAGAAACCGCTGATCAATTTCTTCTATCGCTCCCTTGGTTCTTATGCAGAATCCGAGGATCTGGCTCAGCAGGTTTTCATCAAACTCTACAGGGCTGCTGGCCGTTACGAAGCACGCGCCAAATTCTCGACCTTCCTCTTCCACATTGCGCGACGTGTGCTGCTGAACGAGTTTCGCCGTCGTAGCCGGAAACCTGTCGAGTACATGGACCCACAGGAATTCCACTATGGTGAAAGTGAAGATCCCGAGGTGCAACGTCGCCTCAACGAAATCGAAGAGATCTTTCAATTGGCGATAAAGAAATTGCCGGAGAAGCACCGCAGCGCTCTGCTGCTTTACAAGCAACAACATCTCAGCTATCGGGAGATCGCAGAAATAATGAAAGCAAACGAAAACGCGGTAAAGACTTGGATCCACCGAGCCCGCAACCAGCTGCGAAAGGAAATGGAGGCTCTGCAATGA